The following coding sequences lie in one Panicum virgatum strain AP13 chromosome 6N, P.virgatum_v5, whole genome shotgun sequence genomic window:
- the LOC120679386 gene encoding ABC transporter F family member 1-like isoform X3 yields MGAIGCRELPIPDHMDIYHLTREIEASDMSALQAVVSCNEERVKLEKEAEILAAQDDDGGDALDRVYERLEAIDASTAEKRAAEILFGLGFNKQMQAKKTRDFSGGWRTRIALARALFMNPTILLLDEPTNHLDLEACVWLEETLKKFDRILVVISHSQDFLNGVCTNIIHMQNKKLKLNEMGTFSCRSFKKKKLKLYTGNYDQYVQTRCELEENQMKQYRWEQEQIASMKEYIARFGHGSAKLAHQAQSKEKTLAKMERGGLTEKVVRDKILVFRFTNVGKLPPPVLQFVEVTFGYTPDNLLYKKLDFGVDLDSRIALVGPNGAGKSTLLKLMTGELAPLDGMVRRHNHLRIAQFHQHLAEKLDLDMSSRQYMMKEYPGNEEERMRAAVGKFGLSGKAQVMPMRNLSDGQRSRVIFAWLAYRQPQLLLLDEPTNHLDIETIDSLAEALNEWDGGLVLVSHDFRLINQVAHEIWVCENQAVTRWEGDIMDFKEHLRTKAGLSA; encoded by the exons ATGGGAG CAATAGGTTGCAGGGAACTCCCTATCCCTGACCACATGGACATATACCATCTCACCCGTGAGATTGAGGCTTCAGACATGTCCGCACTGCAAGCTGTTGTTAGTTGCAATGAAGAAAGAGTGAAGTTGGAGAAGGAAGCTGAAATTTTGGCTGCACAG GATGACGATGGTGGTGATGCGTTGGATCGTGTGTATGAGCGTCTAGAAGCGATTGATGCATCTACTGCTGAAAAGCGTGCTGCTGAGATATTATTTGGTTTAGGTTTTAACAAGCAAATGCAGGCAAAGAAAACTCGCGATTTTTCTGGAGGTTGGCGTACGAGGATTGCATTGGCTAGAGCACTATTCATGAATCCAACAATCCTTTTGCTTGATGAGCCCACAAACCATCTTG ATCTTGAGGCATGTGTCTGGCTGGAAGAGACGCTAAAGAAATTTGATCGCATACTTGTGGTCATATCTCACTCCCAGGACTTTCTAAATGGAGTGTGCACAAACATCATCCATATGCAGAACAAGAAGCTCAAGTTAAATGAAATGGGCACATTCTCGtgccgttcgttcaaaaaaaagaagctcAAGTTATACACTGGGAATTATGACCAGTACGTTCAGACCCGGTGCGAGCTTGAAGAGAATCAGATGAAGCAGTACAGATGGGAGCAGGAGCAGATTGCTTCAATGAAGGAGTACATTGCACGGTTCGGCCATGGGTCTGCAAAGCTTGCACATCAGGCTCAGAGCAAGGAGAAGACTCTAGCAAAGATGGAGCGTGGTGGGCTCACGGAGAAGGTTGTTAGGGACAAGATACTGGTTTTCCGCTTCACAAATGTTGGCAAGCTTCCACCGCCGGTGCTGCAGTTTGTCGAGGTCACATTTGGGTACACACCGGATAATCTTCTATACAAGAAGCTTGACTTTGGTGTTGATCTGGACTCTAGAATCGCACTGGTTGGTCCCAATGGAGCAGGGAAGAGCACCCTTTTGAAGCTGATGACAGGTGAGCTGGCTCCATTGGATGGTATGGTGAGGCGGCACAATCACCTGCGTATTGCGCAGTTCCATCAGCATCTGGCGGAGAAGCTGGACCTGGACATGTCGTCCCGGCAGTACATGATGAAGGAATACCCTGGGAACGAAGAAGAGAGGATGAGAGCCGCAGTTGGCAAGTTCGGGTTGTCCGGGAAGGCTCAGGTGATGCCGATGAGGAATCTATCAGACGGGCAGAGGAGCCGTGTCATCTTTGCGTGGCTGGCATACAGGCAGCCacaactgctgctgctggacgaGCCGACGAACCATCTTGATATCGAGACCATCGACTCCCTAGCAGAGGCGCTGAACGAGTGGGACGGCGGTCTGGTCCTGGTGAGCCATGACTTCAGGCTGATAAACCAGGTTGCTCATGAGATCTGGGTGTGTGAGAACCAGGCGGTGACAAGGTGGGAAGGCGATATCATGGATTTCAAGGAACACTTGAGGACCAAGGCTGGTCTATCTGCCTGA
- the LOC120679386 gene encoding ABC transporter F family member 1-like isoform X2, which yields MVSDASKKKAAAAAKRGAKAPVAPSSSSSKGAAAAAAAAPPKSIDAVAALNLSDRTCTGVLASHPLSRDIHIESLSLTFHGHDLIVDSELELNNGRRYGLLGLNGCGKSTLLTAIGCRELPIPDHMDIYHLTREIEASDMSALQAVVSCNEERVKLEKEAEILAAQDDDGGDALDRVYERLEAIDASTAEKRAAEILFGLGFNKQMQAKKTRDFSGGWRTRIALARALFMNPTILLLDEPTNHLDLEACVWLEETLKKFDRILVVISHSQDFLNGVCTNIIHMQNKKLKLYTGNYDQYVQTRCELEENQMKQYRWEQEQIASMKEYIARFGHGSAKLAHQAQSKEKTLAKMERGGLTEKVVRDKILVFRFTNVGKLPPPVLQFVEVTFGYTPDNLLYKKLDFGVDLDSRIALVGPNGAGKSTLLKLMTGELAPLDGMVRRHNHLRIAQFHQHLAEKLDLDMSSRQYMMKEYPGNEEERMRAAVGKFGLSGKAQVMPMRNLSDGQRSRVIFAWLAYRQPQLLLLDEPTNHLDIETIDSLAEALNEWDGGLVLVSHDFRLINQVAHEIWVCENQAVTRWEGDIMDFKEHLRTKAGLSA from the exons ATGGTCTCCGACGCCAGCAAGAagaaggccgccgccgcagccaaaAGGGGAGCCAAGGCACCCGTcgccccttcctcttcctcctccaagggagcagcagcagctgctgctgcagcgccGCCCAAGTCCATCGATGCCGTCGCCGCGCTCAACCTCTCCGATCGCACCTGCACCGGCGTCCTCGCCTCCCACCCGCTCTCCAGAGACATCCAT ATAGAGTCTCTTTCGTTAACGTTTCATGGCCATGACCTTATTGTGGATTCTGAGCTAGAGCTCAACAATGGGAG GCGTTATGGTTTACTTGGACTAAATGGATGTGGAAAATCTACTCTTCTCACAGCAATAGGTTGCAGGGAACTCCCTATCCCTGACCACATGGACATATACCATCTCACCCGTGAGATTGAGGCTTCAGACATGTCCGCACTGCAAGCTGTTGTTAGTTGCAATGAAGAAAGAGTGAAGTTGGAGAAGGAAGCTGAAATTTTGGCTGCACAG GATGACGATGGTGGTGATGCGTTGGATCGTGTGTATGAGCGTCTAGAAGCGATTGATGCATCTACTGCTGAAAAGCGTGCTGCTGAGATATTATTTGGTTTAGGTTTTAACAAGCAAATGCAGGCAAAGAAAACTCGCGATTTTTCTGGAGGTTGGCGTACGAGGATTGCATTGGCTAGAGCACTATTCATGAATCCAACAATCCTTTTGCTTGATGAGCCCACAAACCATCTTG ATCTTGAGGCATGTGTCTGGCTGGAAGAGACGCTAAAGAAATTTGATCGCATACTTGTGGTCATATCTCACTCCCAGGACTTTCTAAATGGAGTGTGCACAAACATCATCCATATGCAGAACAAGAAGCTCAAG TTATACACTGGGAATTATGACCAGTACGTTCAGACCCGGTGCGAGCTTGAAGAGAATCAGATGAAGCAGTACAGATGGGAGCAGGAGCAGATTGCTTCAATGAAGGAGTACATTGCACGGTTCGGCCATGGGTCTGCAAAGCTTGCACATCAGGCTCAGAGCAAGGAGAAGACTCTAGCAAAGATGGAGCGTGGTGGGCTCACGGAGAAGGTTGTTAGGGACAAGATACTGGTTTTCCGCTTCACAAATGTTGGCAAGCTTCCACCGCCGGTGCTGCAGTTTGTCGAGGTCACATTTGGGTACACACCGGATAATCTTCTATACAAGAAGCTTGACTTTGGTGTTGATCTGGACTCTAGAATCGCACTGGTTGGTCCCAATGGAGCAGGGAAGAGCACCCTTTTGAAGCTGATGACAGGTGAGCTGGCTCCATTGGATGGTATGGTGAGGCGGCACAATCACCTGCGTATTGCGCAGTTCCATCAGCATCTGGCGGAGAAGCTGGACCTGGACATGTCGTCCCGGCAGTACATGATGAAGGAATACCCTGGGAACGAAGAAGAGAGGATGAGAGCCGCAGTTGGCAAGTTCGGGTTGTCCGGGAAGGCTCAGGTGATGCCGATGAGGAATCTATCAGACGGGCAGAGGAGCCGTGTCATCTTTGCGTGGCTGGCATACAGGCAGCCacaactgctgctgctggacgaGCCGACGAACCATCTTGATATCGAGACCATCGACTCCCTAGCAGAGGCGCTGAACGAGTGGGACGGCGGTCTGGTCCTGGTGAGCCATGACTTCAGGCTGATAAACCAGGTTGCTCATGAGATCTGGGTGTGTGAGAACCAGGCGGTGACAAGGTGGGAAGGCGATATCATGGATTTCAAGGAACACTTGAGGACCAAGGCTGGTCTATCTGCCTGA
- the LOC120679386 gene encoding ABC transporter F family member 1-like isoform X1 yields MVSDASKKKAAAAAKRGAKAPVAPSSSSSKGAAAAAAAAPPKSIDAVAALNLSDRTCTGVLASHPLSRDIHIESLSLTFHGHDLIVDSELELNNGRRYGLLGLNGCGKSTLLTAIGCRELPIPDHMDIYHLTREIEASDMSALQAVVSCNEERVKLEKEAEILAAQDDDGGDALDRVYERLEAIDASTAEKRAAEILFGLGFNKQMQAKKTRDFSGGWRTRIALARALFMNPTILLLDEPTNHLDLEACVWLEETLKKFDRILVVISHSQDFLNGVCTNIIHMQNKKLKLNEMGTFSCRSFKKKKLKLYTGNYDQYVQTRCELEENQMKQYRWEQEQIASMKEYIARFGHGSAKLAHQAQSKEKTLAKMERGGLTEKVVRDKILVFRFTNVGKLPPPVLQFVEVTFGYTPDNLLYKKLDFGVDLDSRIALVGPNGAGKSTLLKLMTGELAPLDGMVRRHNHLRIAQFHQHLAEKLDLDMSSRQYMMKEYPGNEEERMRAAVGKFGLSGKAQVMPMRNLSDGQRSRVIFAWLAYRQPQLLLLDEPTNHLDIETIDSLAEALNEWDGGLVLVSHDFRLINQVAHEIWVCENQAVTRWEGDIMDFKEHLRTKAGLSA; encoded by the exons ATGGTCTCCGACGCCAGCAAGAagaaggccgccgccgcagccaaaAGGGGAGCCAAGGCACCCGTcgccccttcctcttcctcctccaagggagcagcagcagctgctgctgcagcgccGCCCAAGTCCATCGATGCCGTCGCCGCGCTCAACCTCTCCGATCGCACCTGCACCGGCGTCCTCGCCTCCCACCCGCTCTCCAGAGACATCCAT ATAGAGTCTCTTTCGTTAACGTTTCATGGCCATGACCTTATTGTGGATTCTGAGCTAGAGCTCAACAATGGGAG GCGTTATGGTTTACTTGGACTAAATGGATGTGGAAAATCTACTCTTCTCACAGCAATAGGTTGCAGGGAACTCCCTATCCCTGACCACATGGACATATACCATCTCACCCGTGAGATTGAGGCTTCAGACATGTCCGCACTGCAAGCTGTTGTTAGTTGCAATGAAGAAAGAGTGAAGTTGGAGAAGGAAGCTGAAATTTTGGCTGCACAG GATGACGATGGTGGTGATGCGTTGGATCGTGTGTATGAGCGTCTAGAAGCGATTGATGCATCTACTGCTGAAAAGCGTGCTGCTGAGATATTATTTGGTTTAGGTTTTAACAAGCAAATGCAGGCAAAGAAAACTCGCGATTTTTCTGGAGGTTGGCGTACGAGGATTGCATTGGCTAGAGCACTATTCATGAATCCAACAATCCTTTTGCTTGATGAGCCCACAAACCATCTTG ATCTTGAGGCATGTGTCTGGCTGGAAGAGACGCTAAAGAAATTTGATCGCATACTTGTGGTCATATCTCACTCCCAGGACTTTCTAAATGGAGTGTGCACAAACATCATCCATATGCAGAACAAGAAGCTCAAGTTAAATGAAATGGGCACATTCTCGtgccgttcgttcaaaaaaaagaagctcAAGTTATACACTGGGAATTATGACCAGTACGTTCAGACCCGGTGCGAGCTTGAAGAGAATCAGATGAAGCAGTACAGATGGGAGCAGGAGCAGATTGCTTCAATGAAGGAGTACATTGCACGGTTCGGCCATGGGTCTGCAAAGCTTGCACATCAGGCTCAGAGCAAGGAGAAGACTCTAGCAAAGATGGAGCGTGGTGGGCTCACGGAGAAGGTTGTTAGGGACAAGATACTGGTTTTCCGCTTCACAAATGTTGGCAAGCTTCCACCGCCGGTGCTGCAGTTTGTCGAGGTCACATTTGGGTACACACCGGATAATCTTCTATACAAGAAGCTTGACTTTGGTGTTGATCTGGACTCTAGAATCGCACTGGTTGGTCCCAATGGAGCAGGGAAGAGCACCCTTTTGAAGCTGATGACAGGTGAGCTGGCTCCATTGGATGGTATGGTGAGGCGGCACAATCACCTGCGTATTGCGCAGTTCCATCAGCATCTGGCGGAGAAGCTGGACCTGGACATGTCGTCCCGGCAGTACATGATGAAGGAATACCCTGGGAACGAAGAAGAGAGGATGAGAGCCGCAGTTGGCAAGTTCGGGTTGTCCGGGAAGGCTCAGGTGATGCCGATGAGGAATCTATCAGACGGGCAGAGGAGCCGTGTCATCTTTGCGTGGCTGGCATACAGGCAGCCacaactgctgctgctggacgaGCCGACGAACCATCTTGATATCGAGACCATCGACTCCCTAGCAGAGGCGCTGAACGAGTGGGACGGCGGTCTGGTCCTGGTGAGCCATGACTTCAGGCTGATAAACCAGGTTGCTCATGAGATCTGGGTGTGTGAGAACCAGGCGGTGACAAGGTGGGAAGGCGATATCATGGATTTCAAGGAACACTTGAGGACCAAGGCTGGTCTATCTGCCTGA